TTGTAGCAAGTAAATAGGTTTCatcagttaaaatatatttcttgtgatatttttctcccttcaatGGATCAGACTCTGTTTTATGTCAGTGCCATTCCATTGACTTTACAAAAATGAATTGTTATTTCTCCCAGTCAAATGATATGGTAAGGAATCAAAACATAAGAACACTTttaggcaaaaataaaagagctgtGTTATAGCTATGAATCTGAACAGCAAAACTGTAATCAAGTGGCTGTTTCCACTAAATTCaagaaaactgcagctgaaCAGTGTTTGATTTCTGAACTTCTATAAGCCTCAGCAATGAAACTGAGTTGCCTTCCTGTATCAGTCATTAGTTAATAACCTGTCCGGTAATCACAATAAAAGTAACTTAAATTGTTCAATATCTAAATTAAGAGAACtgtgatatttattttgaaatacaagtAATTTTAACTTTTCCCAGACACAATACTTGACGTTATTGTAATTTATGATAAGGTAATGAtaggcatgatttttttttttcagtcgACAGGAAGTTTCAGGCCATTTCTAACATGCTGTAACTTCAGCTCTACTCTGGGTTGCAAATAcccattatttttcctgatatccagtccAGTGCTGACTGGTCTAATCATTGTAGATACATGGTTTGACCAAGAGATTATTGGTCTAGTTCCCTAAGCTAATTAGTGTTTTCACTTCATCTTTATTGCATCTTAAATTTTGCAGTTCActttgtttggtttcatttaGACCTCTGCTAtatcaaacacatttttcagataCCTTTTAACCCCGTGCTTGCTTTGCAAGCCTTTACAAACTGTAGAGGGTTGTTCGTCTTCCTCAGATTTGCAAATGTGGTGAATTTGGTTCTGCCTGCTAACCAGAtgctgggaaaaggagaagagctaGAACTGCCTCTTCTATAACtcaaaaatactgagaaatttcaggttactctttttttttttttttttttagggaacTGAGTAGGCATTATTCTTCTTCCTAATTTTGCTTTCTAGAAGTTGATTGACTTGTTTTACAAAATTGTTAATGGCAGGAAAGTTGACACAAGTGccatcaaatattaaaaaaaaaaaaaaaaaaaaaagaaagaaaagaaaagaaaggaattatgTAAAGTTAAAGTAGCCCACTAAAACCACTAGAAGTCAATAGATTGGCCCAAATACCTTTGCTCATGAAACACCTAAACCACAGAGAAGGTGAACAGGTCGTACAGAAAAACTATGACAGGCAAAGGATTTATGCCTAGAGTCCTGAAACCACTTTCCACACATTATGATGTCAGTAGCTGAAGGTTACTTTTTAATTCCCTACCTTTTGATGTTTGGGGGAAAAGACTCTTGGAAATTGCCATCCTCCTATTGATCCTGATTGATCTAAAGCTTAACCTTGTTTTGTCCGACTACAGAAATGCTAAATATTGCAGGTTTTCTTGTGTCCTCTATATACAGTTAAGTTTTTCAAACTCAGGACAGTatcctttgtttcttgtttctttgtttcttggtAATGCTGTCCTTATGGTGATCCAAAATTGGGGATGGATTCTGGATCATCCCCTAGTGTCAGATAACTGTTTCTTATTGCTAGATCGAACAATAAGGCATAAGGATTAGCAGCTTTGACACTCAGGCTGAAAAGAGGAAGAACCAACCACAATGGTCTTCCTGTTTATTCAACACACACTGGTTGTGAAAAAATTCTGAGAACCTAAATTTGATGGTTAAGCAAATGATTTTATCAACATTGGttgctaatttttatttattatggaGAAAATATGTGGTTCAGAAATAATTAGAAAGGTTAGTTTCATATTTGAATTATTCAAAGGATCACAGTAATATCTACAAAGTCATTAATTTAACTGTGGCTCCTACTCATTCAGCACACCTTCTGGCACCTCATTCCAAAGATCTGGAGTAAATAAAATTCAGGTTCTTCACTTTCCGTGGATAAATGTGGAACGAAAAGTGAAGAGGTGATATTTTGTTTGGTCTGACTCATCAAATTACTGTCTAataacattttcatctttttcagatgaggaggaaaaatgtcCTGAATTTACAGACCTTAATATAGGCAATGCTTTATCTGGAACAGAACTCCATGTCCAGCTACTGCTATACACAAGGGAAAATCCAAATTGTTCTGAGAGACTTATTGAACATAATGTTACTGCATCTGAGTACCTTAATACCTCCAAGAAAACTGTCTTTGTTATTCATGGCTTCAGACCAACAGGGTCTCCACCAGCATGGCTAGGTGATATAAAGGAGCTCTTACTGTCTTCTGGGGATATTAATCTCATTATAGTTGACTGGAATCGTGGTGCAACAACTGTGATTTATACAACTGCTgttgaaaactgcagaaaagttGCAGAAACACTGAAGAACTATGTTGACCAGATGCTGGTAAGGCAGAGAGTTGTATCTGTTCTGAACAAGTTTAAATAGCATAGTTCGGGTGggaatgaatatttaaaatatagttaTGTCTAAAGAGGAGCCCCATGAGAATATCAAGTGATGTTTCTTTAACAAAGTATTTACTAATTTTGCATGCAGTAATTACTGCATATCTTTAACCTCACCTGAGCTCTCATCTCCCTTTCACTGAAATATGTATAAGACTGCATCTCATTTCTTTAGCCAGATGGAAATTTTAAGTCTTCTGGAAAGAGTGAATGCACCAGTGGGGAAGAGAAGTGAGAGTTATTCAGATAGTAtgcagcaataaataaaaacatcacaCTACTCTTTCCAATATTAAATTACTATAGTTAAGGATcttgaataaaaaagaaatcaccaacatatataaatatttgtcaCAAATTTATATAAACTTCCTGATTCTACAGTAGCTGCTGAAAGAGTTGCTGATGCCAGTATTCTTCAATGGGCTGTAGATTTATATCCTTAATCAAATcaacaaaaaatgtaattgtatcatttttttttaattattaactgAGTTTTTATCACCCgagttttcttctctgcattcCTAATGCTTTGttgtaataaaatgtttttgtggaatttgagcttttttttttcttttttcttttttttttttttaaatactgttaacCTTGTAGAATAGGCCTGTTAAGACTTTCCTGCAGGTGTGTATTTGGCATCATTATTCACTTGTTCTGTGGTTTGTTAATGGTATTATGGTTTTAATTTACTATACTGGAAAAATAAGGCACGAACAGATTTTCCCTGCCCCCCTTGTTCATAGTTTTGGTTCGTCTTTCTTGTATCTGGTAAATGTCTTCCTCTTCCATCTCTATACTCtcctttttcaaataaactgGTGTGACAATTTGGAAGAAATGTGACTCAAGtttcctttttacatttttatagtcaaataatttcataattacTACAATATATAACTATTACAGAAagtcaaactgaaaataagttttgaatttccatttgtttttaaagttacagAATTACAATATATAGCCTGGAGTATTAACCAAATGTGAATACTAAAACAGTCTGCTGATGTCTGCTTTGTTAACTCCgtgtgcattttgttttgtatttcttttctgataggCAGATGGAGCTTCTCTTGACTCTATGCACATGATTGGAGTCAGTCTTGGGGCTCATATTGCTGGTTTTGTTGGCCATAAGTATGATGGCAAACTTGGCAGAATTACGGGTAAGGCTTCTAATCCTGATACTTGTATTCTAGTGTACCCTGCTTTGTTGATATTGCTACAGATCACATAGATGCTGGTATTGAAATATCAACAAATAAGAACTGATTATTTAGAAacatacaagaagaaaaattagtcATTGATGTAAGTTCAGAAAATtgcaaaattattctttgaggACTTAAGTTACTGGtgaattttcccatttttccagtgtttacCTCttgtctttcaaatgaaaactaaatgCTGCATTCAGATGCCACTTAAGTGATGTGCTGAGTTTCAGTCTGGttgatgaagaaaatgaggtCCCTCTTAAGGGAGGTTCAAAAGCTTTTGGTCAGAACACAGGAATTAGGCACAAGCATTTAGTTTCACTTTGAATTATCTGAACATGGTGTGGGCTTTACTATATTGGGCAACCTGCTACAGGAAGCTTAAATCAGGTGTGCAGCCTGTGTATGGGTACTGCAGATCTTACCTAATATTTGTTGCAAATCATCATTGTCATCTGTGGGAATGGTGTATACAGTGAAAATTTGAATACCCTCATTTGGGTACATCCTTCAGGCACATGAAGTTTAAGAATAACTTTTCAATGCTAGTTCCTAGGGCAGAATCCACAGTGCTAATTTGGGTACACAGGCTCCTGATAATTATTGTGCAAGAGCTAAATTCACTGCAGCTAGCATGCTGAGGAGGAAGCTGATTTAGCTAACTACTAGAAAAGGTGGTAAGAAGGCTCTGTTACTTTCTAAGATTTAAGTGAGCAGCTGTTTTCAGGCTGAAAGGAAACACCTTGAGATTCATAGCTCCTAACCATCTCTTTGTGGTACTAAAgtgatttgttgttttgttttgttttgttttgttttttccaaatgtaatAGAAGCCAGTAGCCAGTTTTATGAAAGGGAATTAGATACTCCTCCTCTTTTACTACAGTAATCTGAAAGCCATGGCCTTTTCTAAAAGTTGATAAGCTATATTCCCTTAGttataaatattcatttccaCTTTACAAAATTCCttagagttctttttttttttttttttttttttttttttttgcttcacagGCTGGGGACAATCTTGATGGCAATACTAGGCCAACAAGTCTGCCGCCTTTCTGACTTCTTATGTTAACTGTGAGCTAGTAGATCTATGTCATTTCTGAACTCAGATGTTCAAGAGTAAATGGAATTGTATGAAACATTCCTATCACCTTCCTGtcatttcaaatacagatgAAAGCAAAGACTAGATAGTCCAAACTCACAAGGTTGGTGTAAAACTATAAGAAAGTGGCCCAAACTGGTGTTGGAAAAactagattaaaaataaataaataaaaaaaaattggagaCTTCTGAAACATAAAACTGATTAATGGATGGAAACAATAAACTTTGTCACCTGGGATACTATGAATGTTTAATCCTGGCATTCCATGAGCCTCTGTGGTAGTTTGGATCTTGGTTATCTTGATCTTGAGAAAAAACTTTTCTAGACCAGTTCTTAAATCACATCTGCCAGTTAAATCATAATACAAATTTGTTGGGTCTTGAATAAACTAAGGTCATGTGCTAGACCCATCTCACAATTAGTGAGAATGAAATTAGGAGTCAAGCATAAGGATACGTTTTGTCTCGACAATTacattttccatctttgctgcttttttgccACCCTCTTCcctttgtctctgcttttgttGTCAAGAAAATAGGAACAGAGCAAACCTCAACTaacaacttttctttcctgtgaagGACAGTAATTACTGTCTTGAAAACTGTTAGGCTTCAGGGTTGCACAACAATAATTCTCTATTGCTAAAAGGAAGGAGAATAAGCAATGCTTATGCTTCAAATACTTTACCACCCAAATTCTCTCCTCTTAGATATCAAGTGCTTTTTGTGGATCTCAGCTGAAAACTCTTTTGTCATAGCTCAGTTTCAATTTGAGTATAATATTTCCAAACCTGCTTCAGGTGAAATTGTGTAAAAGACTagtatttcacttcttttcctttaacaaCTTTTTTCTATAACTAATTCCAACACCAACTGGTAAAATGATCGAGGCTTGTTTGAAATCATCTCCCATCCAAGATGTCTCTATCCTGGGTTCTGGTGGTGAGAGCAGctacatttcatattttatttttatgaagtaaataataggaaaagtattttctgggggaaaaaagaaaatgaattaatttgatttgattCCTAATATAGTTGGCTTATAGTTGTTCTGGAGAATGTGGAGATGAGCACAACTtaacaggagagagagaaacttaATAGGAGAGGGAGAAATTCAAACATATGGATTGGTCTTGTACTAGGAAACCTTGCTTTACTTAGCCTAGCAAGTTGAAGAATAGAAACTTGtgaataattgttttgtttttattcttattattacCTCATGAAAAGGGGTAAGTCATTGATGAATAATGCTCACGTGTCAATCTTGTATATAACTGTAGAAACAGACCTCAGGATTTGTAATGCTAATGTCTTTCATTTAGGTCTTGATCCAGCAGGCCCTTCATTCACTCGAGAACCACCAGAGGGCAGATTGGATCGTACTGATGCAAAATTCGTTGACGTAATTCATACAGATACTGATGGTAATAACATAGCTTTAACTTCCATATTTCAGCtagaggaaaggcagaaaagggaaagagatggGATaagctgtttcagaaacatgCATATGGCGTTGCAGTAGTTTTAATGGGTGGATTGCTGTGCTGTTGCTTCCTAACAGTGCATACTTTTGAAATCATGTTTTATGTAAGCTTGTTCATCAAGAAATTGAAACTCAACTTTGATGATTACTTAAGCAATGATGACCTGTTATGTTCTGTTCTGACATGAGTAGTCCTGTTATTGAATGAGTTAGCTTCATAACTGAAcctgaaaatactgaagcaaCTTTCACATCCAACAGCTAACTGAAGGCATGTGTACATAAACATAAAGACGAGTCCACTTAATGCCATgcaaatataataatttatgCCTTGTTTGTTATAGTATATTATTTCTGAATACAAAACCAAGAAGTCTGCACATTGGATAAAACGTGTCTATTGCATTAATTTCTGATACTATTCTTTGCAAAATAGTATCACGTAAACATTCTTTCACTGTGCTAGTGTGTATGAACACAGAGGTTGTAAACATGTGAATATTACTGAATTAAAGCCTGTTCTCAGATAAGCAGTCTCAGTTGTAACACATTAGTGCACTGTTCAGATCCACTGCCTAAAATTATGTATGGAATCACATTACTGTAAGGTTGAAGGACATTGTAGTCTGATTTCTTCATACTGTAATCtggtttaattttcttctcaaaatataAGGAAACCTTTCAAATCTACCACATGTGGCCCATTATTTGTGTAGTTTCATATCAGTTTCTTTAACAATATTAAAACTTATCATTTTATTATACAAATTTATATGTGAAGTGGTAAAATACCAATGTTTGCAACAATCCCATTATGTGAATAAAGGTAAGGAAGGTAGAAAGGAAGGTTGGTCAGATTGAGCTAAATCTTACtgaaatcagtcttttttttttttttttttttttttttttttttttatggaacatgagaaataaagatttttttagtgTAGTTCAGAATCCAATGTCATTTGCAAAAAAATGGGAAATCTTACTCTAGTTAAACATTGGGAAAGAATTTTTGTTGCTagagaaaacatgaatttcatAAATTTCTTCACGCAAATAATGTTTCAGCTGCAGTACTAAAGAGTTGCTTCTGTcctatcctttttcttttgtggaaatAAGAGTTATGCACAGACTTGTAGATTGCAACTTAATTTGAATaactttcttaaaaagaaaaaaaaaatgtgaattttaactCAACATGAATTCCacttaaagaacaaaagaacaatatatttgcaaatattttctttaaaagatccATGATATTTTGTAGTGCAATCTAATGATAAATTATTCACTGGATAATTCTgcttatgtttttgttgttgtttaatttgtGATGTTTTTAGTACTAGGTTTCAAGAAACCTTTAGGAACCATTGATTTCTATCCAAATGGAGGAATGGATCAGCCTGGTTGCCCACAAACAGTATTCAGtggtaaataaaaatttgttcAGTTAATGAGAAAAGAGTCTGAGATCAAATCAAAAATGACCTGAATTCAATGGGCACTTCCCATTCACAGTAATATTGGGTCTGAGGGCACtgtattctttctttccccttctcattCAGCAAAAAAGAGAACCAAAGTTATTgggcattttgtttttaataaagatcTTCCCATATGCATACATATTCCATCATACCATTATTACTGTATATATAATCTGCATGTAGTGATcaatattttcctgtgtttatatATGGCCAGGTATAGGAAAAGATGTTGTAGGGAAGATGTAAGTGATTTGAACAGCACCACTCTCAGATGACATGGAAGGCAAGGGTTTAAAGTCTTCACTATATGTCTTAAGTTTCTACCTGATTGGCAGTGATGTACTAGGTTTTGAACAGGTCTTTTAgacctgttttcttcagaaagaaaacatttttattgcatgaTCTTTTGCTGCAGAATTTTGCTTATTTCAACCTCCATAAATCTTAGGCAAAGTTGCTAcccattgttgttgttgtttttttttaatcattttgaatatatgttttttggtatttatatatacatatggattatatatatatatgaagtagTGCTCACAGTAGTTTTTCTACTTAAATATTAAACAGGATTAATTGTGTCATTTGTGGCAACAAAGCCAATTGTAATGCAGGCTCATGCCTGATAACAAAAATTGTCTAAATTTGATAGGACGTAGTAGACAGACTATTTCTTGCATATAAAAacctgaatatttttctctatacatttaattttcaaaacagtcttcattttcttcttcttgtgtGTGCATCCATTTTTTACATTCAGTGGTCAACTAAACAGGGCATAAAGACATGGCTGACAAAGAATGATTTAGTTAAATGAGATTGTTTGAGtaatatcttttctttcctgaagaaaaatgatgacaTATTCTttgtatatttcattttttctttcctgaaggattacagtattttaaatgtgaccATCAAAGATCTGTCTTCCTCTTCttatcatctttgaaaagaaagtgcAACATAATAGCATATCCTTGTGACTCTTACTCAGATTAtaagagaggaaaatgtgttGATTGTGAAGCTTTCCAACCAATGTCATGTCCAGTAATGGGTAAGAGTTACCATGTCTGCTCTGGGATGGATGAAGTTTTTGAGAAATTCAGACTTGCTCCTTCTGGGCCTGCTCCAGGGATCTGTAGCATCATGCTAAGGGATCTGACGAGAATGACTGAGGGTAGAGCTGCATACTGTTTTAAACAGTTCAAAGCTTAAGGCTTTGTCTGCTTTATAGTTAGCTCTGTTAGATAGGGTGCTGAACGTTCCTAATATTTGATTATTAGGCTTTCTAGTCTGAAATGGATTCAGAATGCATTTCCTCTATATAGAGAAATTGCTTCTACTTAAGCCCATCTCTTTAGAGTTTCGTAGTGTGCTATCATTCCTGGAGTACCGGTGGTTTTTGATTAAGAGTAATAATGTTTATAGCGACTTCATGGAGTCTCTGGCTCTTCTTTTGGAAT
This genomic window from Cygnus olor isolate bCygOlo1 chromosome 1, bCygOlo1.pri.v2, whole genome shotgun sequence contains:
- the LIPI gene encoding lipase member I, giving the protein MLRTTFLRFCMLKLCFFICLVYGVKSDEEEKCPEFTDLNIGNALSGTELHVQLLLYTRENPNCSERLIEHNVTASEYLNTSKKTVFVIHGFRPTGSPPAWLGDIKELLLSSGDINLIIVDWNRGATTVIYTTAVENCRKVAETLKNYVDQMLADGASLDSMHMIGVSLGAHIAGFVGHKYDGKLGRITGLDPAGPSFTREPPEGRLDRTDAKFVDVIHTDTDVLGFKKPLGTIDFYPNGGMDQPGCPQTVFSGLQYFKCDHQRSVFLFLSSLKRKCNIIAYPCDSYSDYKRGKCVDCEAFQPMSCPVMGYYADSWKKHLILKNSPTKAYFDTSDNDPFCMYNYLLYIITWNKSIRRGFIKVKITDYAGNTIESEVNSEVATFQQYKRVKILTGFYRDFDKISKISLTFSTKTLIGPKYKLRILQMRLKSLNNPERVQLCRYDFVLMENTELTFKPIPCPENST